The segment ATCATCAATGATATTCTGGATTTTTCGAAGATCGAAGCCGGCAAGGTTGAGATCGAACACATCCCGTTTAGCCTCCGCGAGGTAATCGAGGCCGCGATCGATGTGGTGGTCGCCCGCGCCGCGGAAAAACAGCTGGAGCTCGTCAGCCGGATCGACATGGCCATCCCGACCACGTTATTCGGAGATTCCAACCGAATCCGACAGGTCGTTGTGAACCTCTTGTCCAACGCCGTCAAGTTCACGGACCAGGGTGAGATCGTGGTGGCTGTGTGTCCTGCGCCGGCGACGGGCGCCGGGTATGGATTTGGAATTTCCGTCACCGATTCCGGCATCGGCATCCCGGAGGAGAAGCTCGCCACCCTGTTCGACGCCTTTTCGCAGGTGGATGCCTCGACGACACGAAAATACGGGGGCACGGGCCTCGGCCTGTCAATTACGTCGCGCCTCGTGGAGTTGATGGGCGGTTCCATGCATGTCGAGAGCACGCCGAACGCGGGGTCGACATTTACGGCGAAACTGACGCTAACCGCCGCACCGGAGGTGGATAGGTTCGATCTTCAGACATTTAAGGGTCGACGCGCGCTCGTAGTGGACGACAACCCGCGGGCTCGCGAGACGCTCCGCTACTACCTCGAGTCGCTTGGCCTGATGTGCGCCGAGGCGGCCGACGCCGGCAGCGCCCTCACACTGGCATCCGAAGCCGCATTTGACATCGCGTTTGTCGATGTCACGATGCCCGGCGGACTTCTCGACACCCTGACGCCGCGTCTGGATCCGAGTCCATGCCTGGCGGTCGGCACCATTCTCCATCGCGCCTCGTTCGCCTCACACTACCCGTTTATGGCGAAGCCCATCAAGCTGGATGTGTTGCAAGCGTTGTTGCTGGACCGGCTCCAGGTCGTTCCATCCGAGCCGGCCCCTTTGAGGAGCGTCGTACTGGTGGAAGCCCATCCCCTCCAGCGGAAACTGACGCAGCGCGTGCTGGAATCTCTGGGACTGGTTGTCCTTTCGGTCGGTGATGCCGCCGCGGCGGCTTCGTCGCCGGGCATACAGGAAGCGGAAATACTCATGCTGTCGGCTGTATCGCCTCGGGAGGCCATCGAGTTGCGGGACGTACTACAGCCCTATCTCCAGGAGAACGCGCGGGTGCTGGCGGTCGTCGCCGAGTTGTCGGAGGGTGGGCGCTCGAAGCTGATGGAAGCCGGCTTTGCCTATGCGGTGGCGAAGCCGATCGTGCTGCAGGAGGTTCAGGAAGCCCTGCGTCGTTGCCGGGTGCGTTACGCGTTGGATCGGGTGGCGGTGTAATTTCAGGCAGATCGCACCCGCTGAAAACATCTGGGCCGGCTGAGGCGTACGTACGCTCCCGCCTGTCGGTGGCTCGCGTCCTACCCATCCCTGAACCGGTCGTCATGCCTTTTCGCCGCTTTCTCTGGATTCCGGTGCTGGTCCTCGGCATCGTATTTTCCGCCTGCGATTACTTCGATGGCGATCCGCCCGAGGAACAGATCGATAGGAACCCGCTCCCGCGCGAGGTGGCCGATTCGCTGTTCACCACAACGCCGAGTGGCCTTAAATACCACGACTTTTTTATCGGCGACGGCGTCGTGGCGGATTCCGGACAGGCGGTACAGGTGCATTACCACGGCTGGTTCGTAAATGATCAACTATTCGATAGCTCTGTGCTCCGCGGAGTCCCCATCTTTTTTGTGTTAGGTACCGGTCAGGTGATCAAGGGGTGGGACGAAGGCCTCGCCGGCATGCGGGTCGGCGGCGAGCGGCAGCTGATCATCCCCCCCAACCTGGCCTACGGCGCGGCCGGCCGAGGCGCTGTCCCACCCAACGCGACACTCGTATTCGAAGTCATCATTATGGCGGTACAGTGA is part of the Rhodothermales bacterium genome and harbors:
- a CDS encoding FKBP-type peptidyl-prolyl cis-trans isomerase, giving the protein MPFRRFLWIPVLVLGIVFSACDYFDGDPPEEQIDRNPLPREVADSLFTTTPSGLKYHDFFIGDGVVADSGQAVQVHYHGWFVNDQLFDSSVLRGVPIFFVLGTGQVIKGWDEGLAGMRVGGERQLIIPPNLAYGAAGRGAVPPNATLVFEVIIMAVQ
- a CDS encoding ATP-binding protein, with the translated sequence MTEAPIDHAARVHELEKKLAKEKKINDSLKERVKQSIRSTGDSFSLFESNIALQREVERRTRDLVVAKEAAESAARAKAEFLATMSHEIRTPMNGVIGMTSLLLDMGLDDDQRETVEVIQSSGLALLSIINDILDFSKIEAGKVEIEHIPFSLREVIEAAIDVVVARAAEKQLELVSRIDMAIPTTLFGDSNRIRQVVVNLLSNAVKFTDQGEIVVAVCPAPATGAGYGFGISVTDSGIGIPEEKLATLFDAFSQVDASTTRKYGGTGLGLSITSRLVELMGGSMHVESTPNAGSTFTAKLTLTAAPEVDRFDLQTFKGRRALVVDDNPRARETLRYYLESLGLMCAEAADAGSALTLASEAAFDIAFVDVTMPGGLLDTLTPRLDPSPCLAVGTILHRASFASHYPFMAKPIKLDVLQALLLDRLQVVPSEPAPLRSVVLVEAHPLQRKLTQRVLESLGLVVLSVGDAAAAASSPGIQEAEILMLSAVSPREAIELRDVLQPYLQENARVLAVVAELSEGGRSKLMEAGFAYAVAKPIVLQEVQEALRRCRVRYALDRVAV